One part of the Streptomyces ferrugineus genome encodes these proteins:
- a CDS encoding ThuA domain-containing protein, whose product MRPTGRLTTAVVGAAVLLGCVSGPAASQSTRDPRPGAKAERVLVFSKTAGFRHDSIPDGVAAVKQLGEQGGFTVDATEDAAAFTAGNLGRYAAVVFLSTTGDVLNDAQQRAFEGYIRQGGAYVGIHAAADTEYDWEFYGGLAGAYFQSHPAIQPATVDVEDHAHPATSGLAQTWNRTDEWYNYRSNPRERAHVLASLDESSYTGGTMNGDHPIAWCQNYQGGRAFYTGGGHTKESYAEPLFREHLLGGIRWAIGDAQADCRPETGYRPLFDGTQASLDDWRQAGPGSFTLAADGTLTSTGGMGMLWYAGSGFGSYSVKLDWKMAGDDNSGVFVGFPPSDDPWSAVNNGYEIQIDATDAADRTTGAVYGFKSADLKKRDRALNPPGEWNTYEIRVEGERLRVYLNGVKINDFTNTDPARSLTDGHIGIQNHGADDEVSFRDIRIKELPTKPTRPTESADSAGPTASQGD is encoded by the coding sequence ATGCGTCCAACCGGACGACTGACAACGGCAGTCGTGGGAGCGGCCGTACTCCTCGGCTGCGTCTCGGGACCGGCCGCGTCACAGTCCACCCGCGACCCGCGCCCGGGGGCCAAGGCCGAGCGGGTGCTGGTCTTCTCCAAGACGGCCGGCTTCCGCCACGACTCCATCCCCGACGGCGTCGCCGCGGTCAAGCAGCTCGGCGAGCAGGGCGGCTTCACGGTCGACGCGACCGAGGACGCCGCCGCCTTCACCGCCGGCAACCTCGGCCGCTACGCCGCGGTCGTGTTCCTGTCCACGACCGGAGACGTCCTGAACGACGCCCAGCAGCGGGCGTTCGAGGGATACATCCGGCAGGGCGGGGCGTACGTCGGCATCCACGCGGCCGCCGACACCGAGTACGACTGGGAGTTCTACGGCGGCCTCGCCGGCGCCTACTTCCAGTCGCACCCGGCGATCCAGCCCGCGACGGTGGACGTCGAGGACCACGCCCACCCGGCGACCTCGGGTCTCGCCCAGACCTGGAACCGCACGGACGAGTGGTACAACTACCGCTCGAACCCCCGTGAGCGGGCCCATGTCCTGGCGTCCCTCGACGAGTCCTCGTACACCGGCGGCACCATGAACGGCGACCACCCGATCGCCTGGTGCCAGAACTACCAGGGCGGCCGCGCCTTCTACACCGGGGGCGGCCACACCAAGGAGTCCTACGCCGAGCCCCTGTTCCGCGAGCACCTGCTCGGCGGAATCCGCTGGGCGATCGGCGACGCACAGGCCGACTGCCGCCCCGAGACGGGCTACCGCCCCCTCTTCGACGGCACACAGGCCTCGCTGGACGACTGGCGACAGGCGGGCCCCGGCTCCTTCACCCTGGCCGCCGACGGCACCCTCACCTCGACCGGCGGGATGGGGATGCTCTGGTACGCCGGATCAGGCTTCGGGTCGTACTCCGTGAAGCTCGACTGGAAGATGGCCGGCGACGACAACTCCGGTGTGTTCGTGGGCTTCCCGCCCTCGGACGACCCGTGGTCGGCCGTCAACAACGGTTATGAGATCCAGATCGACGCGACCGACGCCGCCGACCGCACCACCGGCGCGGTGTACGGCTTCAAGTCCGCCGACCTGAAGAAACGTGACCGCGCGCTGAACCCGCCGGGTGAGTGGAACACCTACGAGATCCGCGTGGAGGGCGAGCGCCTCCGCGTCTATCTCAACGGTGTGAAGATCAACGACTTCACCAACACCGACCCGGCCCGGAGCCTCACCGACGGACACATCGGCATCCAGAACCACGGAGCCGACGACGAGGTGTCCTTCCGTGACATCCGGATCAAGGAACTGCCCACGAAGCCCACGAGGCCGACCGAGTCCGCGGACTCCGCCGGACCCACGGCTTCGCAGGGCGACTGA
- a CDS encoding sugar phosphate isomerase/epimerase family protein: protein MPRTFTLFTGQWADLPLEEVCRLARDFGYDGLELACWGDHFEVDKALADPSYIDSRKALLDKYGLKCWAISNHLVGQAVCDAIIDERHQAILPGEVWADGDPEGVRRRAADRMKDTARAAAAFGVDTVIGFTGSAIWHLVAMFPPAPESMIERGYADFAERWNPILDVFDAEGVLFAHEVHPSEIAYDYWTTVRTLEAVDHRPAFGLNFDPSHFVWQDLDPVGFLWDFRDRIYHVDCKEARKRLDGRNGRLGSHLPWGDPRRGWDFVSAGHGDVPWEDVFRMLRSIGYQGPISVEWEDAGMDRLQGAPEALTRLKAYDFEPPSASFDAAFGN from the coding sequence ATGCCGCGTACGTTCACGCTGTTCACCGGCCAGTGGGCCGACCTGCCGCTGGAGGAGGTCTGTCGGCTCGCCCGCGACTTCGGCTACGACGGGCTCGAACTCGCCTGCTGGGGCGACCACTTCGAGGTCGACAAGGCCCTGGCGGACCCGTCGTACATCGACTCCAGGAAGGCCCTGCTCGACAAGTACGGCCTCAAGTGCTGGGCGATCTCCAACCACCTGGTCGGCCAGGCCGTCTGCGACGCCATCATCGACGAACGCCACCAGGCCATCCTGCCGGGCGAGGTGTGGGCCGACGGCGACCCGGAGGGGGTACGGCGGCGCGCCGCGGACCGTATGAAGGACACCGCGCGCGCCGCGGCCGCCTTCGGCGTCGACACCGTGATCGGCTTCACCGGCTCCGCCATCTGGCATCTGGTCGCCATGTTCCCGCCCGCGCCCGAGTCGATGATCGAACGCGGCTACGCGGACTTCGCCGAGCGCTGGAACCCGATCCTCGACGTCTTCGACGCGGAGGGTGTGCTGTTCGCGCACGAGGTCCACCCGAGCGAGATCGCCTACGACTACTGGACGACCGTACGCACCCTCGAAGCCGTCGACCACCGCCCGGCCTTCGGGCTGAACTTCGACCCCTCGCACTTCGTGTGGCAGGACCTCGACCCGGTCGGCTTCCTCTGGGACTTCCGCGACCGCATCTACCACGTCGACTGCAAGGAGGCCCGCAAGCGCCTCGACGGACGCAACGGCCGCCTCGGCTCCCATCTGCCGTGGGGCGACCCGCGCCGGGGCTGGGACTTCGTGTCGGCCGGGCACGGCGACGTGCCCTGGGAGGACGTCTTCCGGATGCTGCGCTCCATCGGCTACCAGGGACCGATCTCCGTCGAGTGGGAGGACGCCGGCATGGACCGGCTCCAGGGCGCCCCCGAGGCGCTGACCCGTCTCAAGGCCTACGACTTCGAGCCGCCGTCCGCCTCCTTCGACGCGGCGTTCGGCAACTGA
- a CDS encoding ABC transporter permease, with protein sequence MTQHASPPRDSTGKVPSADGPPAWRGLIARADVRTLSLLGVLAALIIIGGITKPDQFLDTRNLQLVLTQASVIGVVTVGMTFVITSGGIDLSVGAIVALASVWATTVATQEYGFGGILFTAVLVGVGCGLVNGLLIAYGGMVPFIATLAMLASARGLALQITDGKTQIVTIPSVLDLGERDAYVLGIPPLVMVFAVVTIIGWLVLNRTTFGRRTVAVGGNAEAARLAGIDVRRQRLYLYLLSGLCCGIAAFLLIILSGSGQNTNGNLYELDAIAAAIIGGTLLSGGRGTITGSVLGVLIFTTITNIFALNNLQSDVQQIAKGAIIVAAVLVQRRTASTT encoded by the coding sequence ATGACGCAGCACGCCTCCCCGCCGCGGGACAGCACCGGCAAGGTGCCGTCGGCCGACGGACCCCCCGCCTGGCGGGGCCTGATCGCCCGCGCCGACGTGCGCACGCTCTCCCTGCTCGGCGTCCTCGCCGCGCTGATCATCATCGGCGGCATCACCAAGCCGGACCAGTTCCTGGACACCCGCAACCTCCAACTCGTCCTCACCCAGGCCTCCGTGATCGGCGTCGTCACCGTCGGCATGACCTTCGTCATCACCTCCGGCGGCATCGACCTGTCCGTCGGCGCGATCGTCGCGCTCGCCTCGGTGTGGGCGACGACGGTGGCCACCCAGGAGTACGGCTTCGGCGGCATCCTCTTCACGGCCGTACTGGTCGGCGTGGGGTGCGGACTGGTCAACGGCCTGCTGATCGCGTACGGCGGCATGGTCCCGTTCATCGCCACGCTCGCCATGCTGGCCTCCGCGCGCGGCCTGGCCCTCCAGATCACCGACGGCAAGACACAGATCGTCACCATCCCCTCCGTGCTGGACCTCGGCGAGCGCGACGCCTATGTGCTCGGCATCCCGCCGCTGGTCATGGTGTTCGCGGTCGTGACGATCATCGGCTGGCTGGTGCTGAACCGCACCACCTTCGGGCGGCGCACGGTCGCCGTCGGCGGCAACGCGGAGGCCGCCCGCCTCGCCGGCATCGACGTACGCCGCCAGCGGCTCTACCTCTACCTGCTGTCCGGACTGTGCTGCGGCATCGCCGCCTTCCTGCTGATCATCCTGTCCGGCTCCGGTCAGAACACCAACGGCAACCTCTACGAACTCGACGCCATCGCGGCCGCGATCATCGGCGGCACGCTGCTCAGCGGGGGCCGCGGCACCATCACCGGCTCCGTGCTCGGCGTCCTGATCTTCACCACGATCACCAACATCTTCGCCCTGAACAACCTGCAGAGCGACGTCCAGCAGATCGCCAAGGGCGCGATCATCGTCGCCGCCGTGCTGGTCCAGCGCCGTACCGCGAGCACGACCTGA
- a CDS encoding PQQ-dependent sugar dehydrogenase has translation MHGNDRITSTGRSETHRRRPSFRKAVALLSGALLAGATLTFTAPQAGAAVAGEGTAAAAAEAAAAEDFQQVTLAKGEPEVGEPMSLAVLPDRSVLHTSRDGELRLTDAAGNTELAGKLDVYTHDEEGLQGVGVDPGFAENRFIYLYYAPPLDTPAGDAPETGTAADFAPFDGVNRLSRFVLKTDGTLDTASETKILDIPASRGLCCHVGGDIDFDAAGNLYLSTGDDTNPFQSDGFTPIDERANRNPAFDAQRSSGNTNDLRGKILRIKVNADGSYSIPDGNLFAPGTDKTRPEIYAMGFRNPFRFSVDKETGILYVGDYGPDAGAADPARGPAGQVEFARVTGPGNFGWPYCTGDNDAYVDYDFATGQSGAAFDCAAPKNTSPNNTGLTDLPPAQAAWIPYDGGSVPEFGTGSESPMGGPVYHYDAALDSPVKFPEAYDGNFFAGEFGRRWIKRIVSDDAGTVQSINDVPWTGTQIMDMAFGPDGALYVLDYGTAWFGGDENSALYRIENATDGHSPVAQAAASRTSGKAPFRVRFSSEGTSDQDGDALTYSWDFGDGGKSTAANPTHRYKKNGTYTATLTAKDPSGRTGSASVQIVVGNTAPKVTLELPQDGQLFSFGDGIPFKVKVSDPEDRTIDCSKVKVSFILGHDSHGHPLTSANGCTGTLQTSADGGHDEDANIFGVIDAEYTDNGGGGQAPLTTHDQNVTQPKHRQAEHFGNGSGVSVITKDAAHGGRTVGNINNGDWISFTPYALSNAKKITARISSGGAGGTLEVRAGSSTGTLLGKATVPVTGGWETFQDVSADLSRAPRGTTTLYLVFKGSGTGALYDVDDFTFTTG, from the coding sequence GTGCACGGGAACGACCGCATCACCAGCACCGGCAGAAGCGAGACCCACAGACGACGCCCGTCCTTCCGCAAGGCGGTGGCACTGCTGAGCGGCGCGCTGCTGGCGGGCGCGACACTCACCTTCACCGCACCCCAGGCCGGCGCAGCCGTCGCCGGCGAGGGGACCGCCGCGGCTGCCGCTGAGGCCGCCGCGGCCGAGGACTTCCAGCAGGTCACCCTCGCCAAGGGCGAACCGGAGGTCGGCGAGCCCATGTCGCTCGCCGTCCTCCCGGACCGCTCGGTCCTGCACACCTCCCGCGACGGCGAACTGCGCCTCACCGACGCGGCCGGCAACACCGAACTCGCGGGCAAGCTCGACGTGTACACCCACGACGAGGAAGGCCTGCAGGGCGTCGGCGTCGACCCCGGATTCGCCGAGAACCGCTTCATCTACCTCTACTACGCACCCCCGCTCGACACCCCCGCCGGCGACGCCCCCGAGACCGGGACGGCGGCCGACTTCGCCCCCTTCGACGGCGTCAACCGCCTCTCCCGCTTCGTCCTGAAGACCGACGGCACGCTCGACACGGCCAGCGAGACGAAGATCCTCGACATCCCCGCCTCCCGCGGCCTGTGCTGCCATGTCGGCGGTGACATCGACTTCGACGCGGCGGGCAACCTGTATCTCTCAACGGGCGACGACACCAATCCGTTCCAGTCGGACGGCTTCACCCCGATCGACGAGCGCGCCAACCGCAACCCGGCCTTCGACGCCCAGCGCTCCTCCGGCAACACCAACGACCTGCGGGGCAAGATCCTGCGCATCAAGGTGAACGCCGACGGCTCCTACTCGATCCCGGACGGGAACCTCTTCGCGCCCGGCACCGACAAGACACGGCCCGAGATCTACGCGATGGGCTTCCGCAACCCGTTCCGCTTCAGCGTCGACAAGGAGACGGGGATCCTCTACGTCGGCGACTACGGCCCCGACGCCGGCGCCGCCGACCCGGCGCGCGGCCCGGCGGGACAGGTCGAGTTCGCCCGCGTCACCGGCCCCGGCAACTTCGGGTGGCCGTACTGCACCGGTGACAACGACGCCTACGTCGACTACGACTTCGCCACCGGCCAGTCCGGCGCGGCCTTCGACTGCGCCGCCCCGAAGAACACCTCACCGAACAACACCGGCCTGACCGACCTTCCCCCGGCCCAGGCCGCCTGGATCCCCTACGACGGCGGATCCGTGCCCGAGTTCGGCACCGGCTCCGAGTCGCCGATGGGCGGCCCGGTCTACCACTACGACGCCGCGCTCGACTCGCCGGTGAAGTTCCCCGAGGCCTACGACGGGAACTTCTTCGCCGGGGAGTTCGGCCGCCGCTGGATCAAGCGGATCGTCAGCGACGACGCCGGGACCGTGCAGTCGATCAACGACGTCCCGTGGACCGGCACCCAGATCATGGACATGGCCTTCGGCCCGGACGGCGCGCTGTACGTCCTCGACTACGGCACCGCCTGGTTCGGCGGCGACGAGAACTCGGCCCTGTACCGCATCGAGAACGCCACCGACGGACACTCGCCGGTCGCGCAGGCCGCGGCGAGCAGGACGTCCGGGAAGGCCCCGTTCAGGGTCCGGTTCTCCTCGGAGGGCACGTCCGACCAGGACGGCGACGCCCTGACCTACAGCTGGGACTTCGGCGACGGCGGCAAGTCCACGGCGGCCAACCCGACGCACCGCTACAAGAAGAACGGCACCTACACCGCGACCCTGACCGCCAAGGACCCCTCGGGCCGCACCGGCAGCGCGAGCGTGCAGATCGTGGTCGGCAACACCGCGCCCAAGGTGACGCTGGAACTCCCGCAGGACGGACAGCTGTTCAGCTTCGGTGACGGGATCCCGTTCAAGGTGAAGGTCAGTGACCCCGAGGACCGGACCATCGACTGCTCCAAGGTCAAGGTCAGCTTCATCCTCGGCCACGACAGCCACGGCCACCCGCTGACCTCGGCCAACGGCTGCACCGGCACCCTCCAGACCAGCGCCGACGGCGGCCATGACGAGGACGCCAACATCTTCGGCGTCATCGACGCCGAGTACACCGACAACGGCGGCGGCGGCCAGGCCCCGCTCACCACCCACGACCAGAACGTCACCCAGCCCAAGCACCGCCAGGCCGAGCACTTCGGCAACGGCTCCGGCGTCTCCGTCATCACCAAGGACGCCGCGCACGGCGGCCGGACGGTCGGCAACATCAACAACGGCGACTGGATCTCCTTCACGCCGTACGCCCTGAGCAACGCCAAGAAGATCACCGCGCGCATCTCCTCCGGCGGCGCGGGCGGCACGCTCGAGGTCCGTGCGGGATCCTCGACGGGCACCCTGCTCGGCAAGGCGACCGTCCCGGTGACCGGCGGCTGGGAGACCTTCCAGGACGTCAGCGCCGACCTGTCCCGCGCGCCCAGGGGCACCACCACGCTCTACCTGGTCTTCAAGGGCAGCGGCACCGGAGCCCTGTACGACGTGGACGACTTCACCTTCACGACGGGCTGA
- a CDS encoding Gfo/Idh/MocA family protein: MGQPQQPEEAEAEARATAGEAGAPGTGAGKPPLRVGMVGYAFMGAAHSQGWRTAGRVFDLPRTPVLAAICGRDAAAVRAAADRHGWATAETDWRALIERDDIDLVDICTPGDSHAEIALAALAAGKHVLCEKPLANSVEEAEAMVAAAEEAYGRGQLAMVGFNYRRVPATALARSMVAEGRLGSLRHVRVTYLQDWLVDPQFPLTWRLRKELAGSGALGDLGAHIIDLAQYLAGERLSGVSALTETFVRERPLPGGAVKGLSAVSAEGATGQVTVDDAAVFTGRFGSGALASFEATRYATGRKNALRIELNGEHGSIAFDLERLNELAYHDGTEPGAHAGFRRILVTEPDHPYLEAWWPPGHGLGYEHTFVHQARDLVHAIAEGRRPEPSFADGLQVQRVLAAVEESAEKNSVYTPIAV, encoded by the coding sequence ATGGGACAGCCGCAGCAGCCCGAAGAGGCCGAGGCGGAGGCACGGGCCACGGCCGGCGAGGCGGGAGCACCGGGCACGGGGGCCGGGAAGCCACCACTGCGCGTCGGCATGGTCGGCTACGCCTTCATGGGCGCCGCCCACTCGCAGGGCTGGCGCACCGCGGGCCGTGTCTTCGACCTCCCCCGCACCCCGGTCCTGGCCGCGATCTGCGGACGGGACGCGGCGGCGGTGCGCGCGGCGGCCGACCGGCACGGCTGGGCGACCGCGGAGACCGACTGGCGGGCTCTGATCGAGCGGGACGACATCGACCTCGTCGACATCTGCACCCCCGGCGACAGCCACGCCGAGATCGCCCTCGCCGCGCTGGCCGCGGGCAAGCACGTGCTGTGCGAGAAGCCCCTCGCGAACAGCGTCGAGGAGGCCGAGGCGATGGTCGCGGCGGCCGAAGAGGCGTACGGGCGCGGCCAGTTGGCGATGGTCGGCTTCAACTACCGCCGGGTGCCCGCCACCGCCCTCGCCCGCAGCATGGTCGCCGAGGGCCGCCTCGGCAGCCTGCGCCACGTACGGGTGACCTACCTCCAGGACTGGCTGGTTGACCCGCAGTTCCCGCTCACCTGGCGGCTGCGCAAGGAGCTGGCCGGCTCGGGCGCGCTCGGCGACCTGGGCGCGCACATCATCGACCTCGCGCAGTACCTGGCGGGGGAGCGGCTGAGCGGCGTGTCCGCCCTGACCGAGACCTTCGTACGGGAACGTCCGCTGCCCGGCGGGGCCGTCAAGGGCCTGTCCGCCGTCTCGGCCGAGGGCGCCACCGGCCAGGTCACCGTCGACGACGCCGCCGTGTTCACCGGCCGCTTCGGCTCCGGCGCCCTCGCCTCCTTCGAGGCCACCCGCTACGCCACCGGCCGCAAGAACGCCCTGCGCATCGAGCTCAACGGCGAACACGGCTCGATCGCCTTCGACCTGGAGCGGCTCAACGAACTCGCCTACCACGACGGCACGGAACCGGGAGCGCACGCCGGCTTCCGCCGCATCCTCGTCACCGAACCCGACCACCCCTACCTGGAGGCCTGGTGGCCCCCGGGCCACGGCCTCGGCTACGAGCACACCTTCGTCCACCAGGCCCGCGACCTGGTCCACGCCATCGCCGAGGGCCGCCGGCCCGAGCCCTCCTTCGCCGACGGGCTGCAGGTGCAGCGCGTGCTCGCGGCGGTGGAGGAGAGCGCCGAGAAGAACTCCGTCTACACCCCGATCGCGGTCTGA
- a CDS encoding SCO3242 family prenyltransferase, with protein sequence MNRHRRRRATSTPPAIGATGEPRRTALAWAELLRLPALFTVPGDALAGAATTAARPNSRTLLAIGSSLCLYEAGMALNDWADRAEDAAERPHRPLPSGRVHPAAALTAACALTGAGLALAARAGRPALTVAAPLAATVWAYDLALKHTPAGPAAMATARALDLLLGAAATTGHTREALPSAALLGTHTLAVTAVSRQETRGGSPLAPLAALTTTALLSRLLSRRPTGSPAGGGSADAHGLEGRRHAAALAVGGAGSPGARALSTALAAAYAATAARPYLHATLNPSPPLTQRAVGGGIRATIPLQAALCARSGAARTALFVAGLTALGRRFGRKVSVT encoded by the coding sequence GTGAACCGGCACCGGCGGCGCAGGGCGACGTCCACGCCGCCGGCCATCGGCGCTACGGGAGAGCCGCGCCGTACGGCACTCGCCTGGGCCGAACTGCTCCGCCTCCCCGCCCTGTTCACCGTCCCCGGCGACGCCCTCGCAGGCGCCGCCACGACCGCGGCCCGCCCCAATTCCCGCACCCTGCTCGCCATCGGTTCCTCCCTCTGTCTGTACGAGGCCGGAATGGCCCTCAACGACTGGGCGGACCGCGCGGAGGACGCCGCCGAGCGCCCCCATCGCCCCCTCCCGTCCGGCCGCGTCCACCCCGCAGCCGCCCTCACCGCGGCCTGCGCCCTGACCGGCGCGGGCCTCGCACTCGCCGCCCGCGCCGGCCGCCCCGCCCTCACGGTTGCCGCGCCGCTCGCGGCCACCGTCTGGGCTTACGACCTCGCCCTGAAACACACGCCCGCCGGACCCGCGGCCATGGCCACGGCCCGTGCACTGGACCTCCTCCTGGGCGCAGCGGCAACGACCGGCCACACCCGCGAGGCCCTCCCGTCAGCCGCCCTGCTCGGCACCCACACGCTGGCGGTCACCGCGGTGTCCCGCCAGGAGACCAGGGGCGGTTCGCCCCTGGCACCGCTCGCGGCGCTGACCACGACGGCACTCCTGAGCCGGCTTCTGTCACGCCGACCCACGGGATCTCCGGCGGGCGGTGGGTCTGCGGACGCCCATGGCCTGGAGGGCCGTCGGCACGCCGCCGCCCTCGCGGTTGGCGGTGCCGGCTCGCCGGGCGCCCGCGCCCTGAGTACTGCCCTGGCCGCGGCTTACGCCGCGACCGCCGCCCGCCCTTACCTCCACGCCACGCTCAACCCCTCACCCCCGCTCACCCAACGAGCCGTCGGCGGCGGCATCCGCGCCACCATCCCGCTCCAGGCCGCTCTGTGCGCCCGATCCGGCGCCGCCCGCACCGCCCTGTTCGTCGCCGGACTCACCGCGCTCGGCCGGAGATTCGGAAGGAAGGTGAGCGTCACATGA
- a CDS encoding substrate-binding domain-containing protein, protein MSRFTSRRGLLFGTAAVGAGALLTGCTSNESKDEPAANDQPAADDKPGKQVTIGFAGPQADHGWLNAINDNAKSRAKKYSDVTLEITEGSNDTAAQIGQIETLINKKVDVLVVLPADGKALTQVGLKAMRADIPVINLDRIFNTPQAYRCWIGGDNYGMGLNAGHYIGEKLKGKSNATVIELAGLDNLELTKQRTQGFDDALKNYPNIKKVARQAAEFTVESGQAKMAQLLQAQSKFDALWNHDDDQGVGALRAIDQAGRDDFLMVGGAGALSAFQAIKQDDGVLKATVLYPPTMAASAIDLARALGQGKGVGGMAEFEIPASITLYSAVVDKTNVDQYMSTGFK, encoded by the coding sequence ATGAGCCGCTTCACCAGTCGCAGAGGGCTGCTCTTCGGGACCGCCGCCGTAGGCGCCGGTGCCCTCCTCACGGGTTGCACGAGCAACGAGTCCAAGGACGAGCCGGCCGCGAACGACCAGCCGGCCGCCGACGACAAGCCCGGCAAGCAGGTCACCATCGGCTTCGCCGGACCGCAGGCCGACCACGGCTGGCTCAACGCGATCAACGACAACGCCAAGAGCCGGGCGAAGAAGTACTCCGACGTGACGCTGGAGATCACCGAGGGGTCGAACGACACCGCCGCGCAGATCGGCCAGATAGAGACACTGATCAACAAGAAGGTCGACGTGCTGGTGGTGCTGCCCGCCGACGGCAAGGCCCTCACCCAGGTCGGCCTGAAGGCGATGCGCGCGGACATCCCGGTCATCAACCTCGACCGGATCTTCAACACCCCGCAGGCGTACCGCTGCTGGATCGGCGGCGACAACTACGGCATGGGCCTCAACGCCGGGCACTACATCGGCGAGAAGCTCAAGGGCAAGTCCAATGCCACGGTCATCGAACTGGCCGGCCTGGACAACCTGGAGCTGACCAAGCAGCGTACCCAGGGCTTCGACGACGCGCTGAAGAACTACCCCAACATCAAGAAGGTGGCCCGTCAGGCAGCCGAGTTCACCGTCGAGTCCGGACAGGCCAAGATGGCCCAACTGCTCCAGGCGCAGTCGAAGTTCGACGCGCTGTGGAACCACGACGACGACCAGGGCGTGGGCGCGCTGCGCGCCATCGACCAGGCCGGACGCGACGACTTCCTGATGGTCGGCGGCGCGGGCGCGCTGTCCGCGTTCCAGGCCATCAAGCAGGACGACGGTGTCCTCAAGGCCACCGTCCTGTACCCGCCGACCATGGCCGCGTCGGCCATCGACCTGGCCCGTGCGCTGGGCCAGGGCAAGGGCGTCGGCGGCATGGCGGAGTTCGAGATCCCCGCCTCGATCACGCTCTACTCGGCGGTCGTCGACAAGACCAACGTCGACCAGTACATGTCCACCGGCTTCAAGTGA
- a CDS encoding inositol-3-phosphate synthase, which produces MSASVSPSVARVGVWLIGARGSVATTVVAGCAAVTAGLHPPTGLVTETPMFADSGLPALSSLVFGGHDTVDCPLPKRAEALAAGGVLPPGLPTAVRAELATADAEIRPGGPLPGDTRGDPDLITAFADDIQDFIRRYDLTRAVVVNVASTEPPPTGTALPPSSLYAAAALRAGCPYVNFTPSTGLDHPALAPLLASAGLPFAGRDGKTGQTLLRSVLGPMFAQRALAVRAWSGTNLLGGGDGASLADPAAAAAKNAGKERVLADTLGTAPEGEVHIDDVPALGDWKTAWDHIAFDGFLGTRMVLQTTWQGCDSSLAAPLVLDLARLTARAHEAGLSGPLSELGFYFKDPAGEGPAALGEQYAALAGFAQRLRVERPGEPAPHSGSDEERR; this is translated from the coding sequence ATGTCCGCGTCCGTTTCCCCGTCCGTGGCGCGCGTCGGCGTCTGGCTGATCGGGGCGCGCGGCTCCGTCGCCACGACCGTCGTCGCCGGGTGCGCCGCCGTCACCGCGGGACTGCACCCGCCGACGGGCCTGGTCACCGAGACGCCCATGTTCGCGGACAGCGGCCTGCCCGCGCTGTCGTCCCTGGTCTTCGGCGGCCACGACACGGTGGACTGCCCCCTGCCCAAACGCGCGGAAGCCCTGGCAGCGGGCGGTGTGCTGCCCCCGGGCCTGCCCACGGCGGTACGCGCCGAACTCGCCACGGCGGACGCGGAGATCAGGCCCGGCGGCCCGCTCCCCGGCGACACGCGCGGCGATCCCGACCTGATCACCGCCTTCGCGGACGACATCCAGGACTTCATACGGCGCTACGACCTCACCCGCGCGGTCGTGGTCAACGTCGCCTCCACCGAGCCGCCGCCCACCGGCACCGCACTGCCCCCGAGTTCGCTGTACGCGGCGGCGGCCCTGCGAGCGGGCTGCCCCTACGTGAACTTCACCCCCTCGACCGGCCTGGACCACCCCGCGCTGGCACCCCTGCTTGCGTCGGCCGGGCTGCCCTTCGCGGGGCGCGACGGCAAGACGGGCCAGACGCTGCTGCGGTCCGTGCTGGGCCCGATGTTCGCCCAACGCGCGCTGGCCGTCCGCGCCTGGTCCGGCACCAACCTGCTGGGCGGCGGCGACGGCGCCTCTCTCGCCGACCCGGCCGCGGCGGCGGCGAAGAACGCCGGCAAGGAGAGGGTCCTGGCCGACACCCTCGGCACCGCTCCCGAGGGCGAGGTCCACATCGACGACGTCCCCGCCCTCGGCGACTGGAAGACCGCCTGGGACCACATCGCCTTCGACGGCTTCCTCGGCACCCGCATGGTCCTCCAGACCACCTGGCAGGGCTGCGACTCGTCCCTCGCGGCACCCCTGGTCCTCGACCTGGCCCGCTTGACGGCACGCGCCCACGAGGCCGGCCTGTCCGGCCCGCTCTCCGAACTCGGCTTCTACTTCAAGGACCCGGCGGGGGAGGGGCCGGCGGCGCTCGGGGAGCAGTACGCGGCCCTGGCGGGCTTCGCGCAACGATTGAGGGTGGAGCGCCCGGGAGAGCCGGCGCCGCACTCCGGCTCCGACGAGGAGCGCCGGTGA